The Acidicapsa acidisoli genome contains a region encoding:
- a CDS encoding nucleoside deaminase has translation MPQQSATEQDLAFLRQAIELAHAARAHGAHPFGALIVDSNGQILVTARNNAVPPKGDPTQHAERLACSLVGRQFTAAQLSRCTLYTSTEPCAMCAGAIYWTGIGRVVYALSQKGLERYTGSHEENPPLKLPCREVFARGQKPIQVTGPLLEEEAGEAHEGFWTK, from the coding sequence ATGCCCCAGCAATCCGCAACAGAACAGGATCTGGCCTTCCTAAGACAAGCCATCGAACTCGCCCACGCAGCCAGAGCCCACGGCGCTCACCCCTTCGGCGCACTGATCGTAGACTCCAACGGTCAGATCCTAGTCACCGCCCGCAACAACGCCGTCCCGCCCAAAGGCGACCCCACGCAGCACGCCGAACGCCTCGCCTGCTCCCTCGTCGGACGCCAGTTCACCGCAGCTCAGCTCTCCCGCTGCACTCTCTACACCAGCACCGAGCCCTGCGCCATGTGTGCCGGAGCCATCTACTGGACCGGCATCGGCCGCGTAGTCTACGCCTTGTCCCAAAAGGGTCTGGAACGCTACACCGGCAGCCATGAGGAAAACCCACCCCTCAAGCTGCCCTGCCGCGAAGTCTTCGCCCGAGGCCAAAAGCCGATCCAAGTCACCGGTCCGCTCCTCGAAGAAGAAGCAGGCGAAGCCCACGAAGGCTTCTGGACCAAATAG
- a CDS encoding uroporphyrinogen-III synthase: protein MNEIHSADALPLAGRRVLVTRALQQAGKLSDGLKVLGAEPVEVPVLEIRPPDSYDPLDAALRRLEPGKLSQVFDWLILTSVNTVETVAARCRLLDIDFAEIRALRVAAVGSATAEAARKVGFRVTVVPDSYHSEGLVAALGSSVLGKRVLLARAKVARDVIPDALTAVGALMTVVDAYQTALPEGAGELLVGALKAGVDVATFTSSSSVRNLAEVAREAGIAFPFAGVAAVSIGPVTSATLREHGWEPAGEARPSDIPGLIAAVELVTLGLGTME from the coding sequence TTGAATGAGATTCATTCGGCAGATGCGTTACCGCTTGCTGGGCGGCGGGTTCTAGTAACGAGGGCGTTGCAGCAGGCTGGAAAGCTGAGCGATGGGTTGAAGGTGCTGGGAGCTGAGCCTGTTGAGGTTCCGGTGCTGGAGATACGGCCGCCGGATTCGTATGATCCTCTGGACGCGGCGCTGCGCAGGCTCGAACCCGGCAAGCTTTCCCAGGTATTTGACTGGTTGATCCTGACCAGCGTGAACACGGTCGAGACTGTTGCGGCTCGATGCAGGCTGCTGGATATTGATTTCGCGGAAATCAGGGCACTTCGGGTGGCTGCGGTGGGCAGCGCCACGGCGGAAGCTGCGCGTAAGGTGGGCTTTCGGGTGACGGTGGTGCCGGACAGCTACCACTCCGAGGGGCTGGTGGCGGCGCTGGGGAGTTCCGTGCTGGGCAAGCGGGTGCTGCTGGCTCGGGCGAAGGTGGCGCGGGATGTGATTCCGGATGCGCTGACTGCGGTTGGGGCGTTGATGACGGTGGTAGACGCTTACCAGACGGCTTTGCCGGAGGGCGCGGGCGAGTTGCTGGTTGGGGCGCTGAAGGCGGGCGTGGATGTGGCGACGTTTACGAGTTCTTCGAGTGTGCGGAATCTGGCGGAGGTGGCGCGAGAGGCTGGGATTGCGTTCCCGTTTGCAGGCGTGGCCGCTGTTTCGATTGGGCCGGTGACTTCGGCGACACTTCGAGAGCACGGATGGGAGCCGGCGGGAGAGGCTCGACCTTCGGATATTCCGGGGTTGATTGCGGCGGTTGAGCTAGTGACGCTCGGACTCGGGACTATGGAATAG
- the hemC gene encoding hydroxymethylbilane synthase translates to MVRIGSRGSQLALWQANHIAALLRGQGHAVEIEIIKTTGDRLQEVTFAEVGSKGMFTLEIEEALAAGRIDLAVHSLKDLPTELPKQFVLGATPVRVDPRDVVVSKDFARFRDLPSGARVGTSSLRRRAQLRYLRPDLEYVEFRGNVDTRLRKLGEGQAAAILLAAAGLDRLEKTEWIRERLEPEVVCPSAGQGALGIEIRANDPRMTEVVAFLDDPATRFAVTAERIALAALGGGCQVPIGVHCRPFSSGGYEMLGVVADPDGSRVVRSSAMGGDAEKLGRAVATDLLHQGAGELFQGIGTH, encoded by the coding sequence ATGGTTCGGATTGGATCGCGGGGGTCGCAACTGGCGCTCTGGCAGGCGAACCACATAGCTGCTCTGCTGCGCGGGCAGGGGCATGCGGTCGAAATCGAGATTATCAAGACGACCGGTGACCGCTTGCAGGAGGTTACGTTTGCCGAGGTTGGTTCGAAGGGGATGTTTACGCTTGAGATCGAGGAGGCGCTTGCCGCTGGGCGAATCGATCTCGCGGTGCACAGCCTGAAGGATCTGCCGACGGAGCTGCCGAAGCAGTTTGTGCTGGGGGCTACGCCGGTCCGGGTTGATCCCCGGGATGTCGTTGTTTCAAAAGATTTTGCCAGGTTTCGGGATTTGCCTTCTGGCGCAAGGGTTGGGACGAGCAGCTTGCGGCGGCGGGCGCAGCTGCGTTATTTGCGACCCGATCTTGAGTATGTTGAGTTTCGCGGCAATGTGGATACGCGGTTGCGGAAGCTTGGCGAGGGACAGGCGGCTGCGATTTTGCTGGCGGCGGCAGGGTTGGACCGGCTGGAAAAGACCGAGTGGATTCGGGAGCGTCTGGAGCCGGAGGTGGTTTGTCCGTCCGCTGGACAGGGCGCGCTGGGGATTGAGATTCGCGCGAATGACCCGCGCATGACGGAGGTTGTGGCGTTTCTGGACGATCCGGCGACGCGGTTTGCGGTTACGGCGGAGCGGATTGCGCTGGCTGCTTTGGGCGGCGGGTGCCAGGTGCCGATTGGGGTGCACTGCCGGCCGTTTTCCAGCGGCGGCTATGAGATGCTTGGGGTGGTGGCCGATCCGGATGGGAGCCGCGTGGTGCGGAGTTCGGCGATGGGCGGCGATGCAGAAAAGTTGGGCCGCGCGGTTGCGACGGACCTGTTGCACCAAGGCGCAGGCGAACTGTTTCAAGGAATTGGGACACATTGA
- the hemA gene encoding glutamyl-tRNA reductase → MSLILLGINHKTAPIELRERVAIPRESLAASATSLMGVSGVSEAMILSTCNRVEILTAAESSDVDIAGFLHRHLGVDPALLKPHLYVYRDREAIRHLFRVAASLDSMVVGEPQILGQVKEAYTVAREAGTVAAQLEPLLQSAFAAAKKVRSETEIGSTTVSIASVAVDLAQKIFGSLGGKKVFLVGAGKMSELAARHLIRHGAGKMFVSNRTPERAVQMAGRFSGAVAPQVVPWEQMREAASSADIVITSTGAAEPIFRKEDGQAFLHKRKNRPMFFIDIAVPRDVDPEMNRLEGIFLYDIDDLQSVAAAHLAERTREAADAEAMIAAEVERYHLKLKAVNVAPAIVGLQQKAEELRLAELKRVQARLGGLTAEQFAAVEALSRGLVNKFLHPPMQALKQAAREGDVARIETIRETYSLGTETGVAGAEEASVGAVIGAARPANDRVEERAPAADQDEPVIEKVGL, encoded by the coding sequence TCTCATACTGCTGGGCATCAATCACAAGACGGCGCCGATTGAGCTACGTGAGCGCGTGGCGATTCCCCGCGAGTCGCTGGCCGCCTCGGCAACTTCCCTGATGGGAGTTTCGGGCGTGTCGGAGGCGATGATTCTTTCGACTTGCAACCGGGTTGAGATTTTGACAGCGGCTGAGTCTTCGGATGTGGATATAGCAGGGTTTCTGCACCGGCATTTGGGCGTAGATCCGGCTCTGCTGAAGCCGCATTTGTATGTCTACCGGGACCGGGAGGCGATTCGGCATCTGTTTCGCGTGGCTGCGAGCCTGGATTCGATGGTGGTGGGCGAGCCGCAGATTCTGGGACAGGTGAAGGAAGCGTACACGGTGGCACGCGAGGCGGGAACGGTTGCGGCGCAGCTTGAGCCGCTACTGCAATCGGCGTTTGCGGCGGCGAAAAAGGTGCGGTCGGAGACGGAGATTGGCAGCACCACGGTATCGATTGCTTCGGTTGCGGTGGATCTGGCGCAGAAGATCTTTGGATCGCTGGGGGGCAAGAAGGTCTTTCTGGTGGGCGCGGGCAAGATGAGCGAACTGGCGGCGCGGCACTTGATCCGGCATGGGGCAGGGAAGATGTTTGTGAGCAATCGAACACCGGAGCGTGCGGTGCAGATGGCGGGCCGGTTTTCAGGGGCGGTTGCGCCGCAGGTGGTTCCGTGGGAACAGATGCGGGAGGCGGCAAGTTCGGCGGATATTGTGATTACCTCTACGGGTGCTGCGGAGCCGATCTTCCGGAAAGAGGATGGGCAGGCTTTTCTGCATAAGCGGAAGAATCGGCCGATGTTCTTTATCGATATTGCGGTGCCGCGCGATGTTGATCCGGAGATGAACCGGCTGGAAGGCATTTTTCTTTACGATATTGACGATTTGCAGTCGGTGGCCGCGGCGCACCTGGCGGAGCGGACTCGCGAGGCCGCGGATGCCGAGGCGATGATTGCGGCGGAGGTCGAGCGATACCATCTGAAGCTGAAGGCGGTGAATGTGGCTCCGGCGATTGTTGGGTTGCAGCAGAAAGCGGAAGAGTTGCGGCTGGCCGAGTTGAAGCGGGTGCAGGCGCGGCTGGGCGGATTGACGGCGGAGCAGTTTGCGGCGGTTGAGGCGCTGAGCCGGGGGCTGGTGAACAAGTTTCTGCATCCTCCCATGCAGGCGCTGAAGCAGGCTGCGCGCGAGGGGGATGTGGCGCGGATTGAGACGATTCGGGAGACGTATTCGCTGGGGACAGAGACGGGAGTTGCCGGTGCCGAAGAGGCTTCGGTTGGGGCTGTGATTGGTGCTGCGCGTCCGGCAAATGATCGAGTCGAGGAGCGTGCGCCTGCTGCCGATCAGGATGAGCCGGTAATTGAAAAGGTCGGGTTGTGA